The region tactagtccagaccttctgtcatcccactgccattggtactattccagaccttctgtcatcccactgtcATTGGTattagtccagaccttctgtcatcccactgccattggtactagtccagaccttctgtcatcccattggtactagtccagaccttctgtcatcccattggtactagtccagaacTTCTGTCGTCCCACTGCCATTGGAACTAGTCCAGGCCTTCTGGCATCCCATTGGTACTAGCCCttaccttctgtcatcccattggtactagtccagaccctctgtcatcccactgccattggtactagtccagaccttctgtcatcccactgccattggtactagtccagactttctgtcatcccactgccattggtactagtccagaccttctgtcatcccactgtcATTGGCACTAGTCCAGgtcttctgtcatcccactgccattggtactagtccagaccttctgtcatcccattggtactagtccagaccttctgtcatcccattggtactagtccagaccttctgtcatcccattggtactagtccagaccttatgtcatcccattggtactagtccataccttctgtcatcccattggtatGGGAAAGGCACagctgtcatcccactgccattggtactagtccagaccttctgtcatcccactgccattggtagtagtccagaccttctgtcatcccactgccattggtactagtccagactttctgtcatcccactaccattggtactagtccagaacttctgtcatcccactgccattggtactagttCAGACCTTCTGCGATCCCACTGTCATTGGTACTAGTctagaccttctgtcatcccattgccattggtactagtccagaccttctgtcatcccattggtactagtccagaccttctgtctatCCCACTGGGGACAGAGGACTTAGCACTTGGAAAGATACTTAGGTCATACCATAGAATTAGAAGGAACATGGCTAGTTATACAATATTTATGTTGGCTGTTTGGTCTGTGTACTTGTTCTCCATCAATTGTTTCTGGAGACAGAGACCACTTAACTTATAGCAGGCAGAACAACAGCTAATTaatctgtgtttgcctgtgttccAGTGGGAGACTAGCTACTCTGGCCTGGCTCTGCGGCGGTCCTGCTCCCTGCCTGAGGAGCTCCATGGTCGGGTGGAGGCTGCTCTGTTCACCCTGCGGCGGAGGGGCTGTTTCCTGAGGGACCTGGTGAAGGTGAGGGACCGAGACGTCTTCACCGCCGTGTCCCGGGTGCTGCTGGGTCAGCCAGGAACCACATACCGCTATCTGGACACGCGGCTCTTCACCATCCCCTGGCACACTGACGAGCAGAGAGGGACCTGCTGCGACCCAGACCTCAGCGCCGCCTGCAAAGCACTCTGGGAGCTCAACTGCTTCTTCTGCTCTGATGTCGGAGACAGGAAGGAGGGGGATGTTTTCAAGCAGTGCAGGAAAGAGTTGGTTGGTGCTATAGAGTCTAAACCCAGTGTAGAAGGAGACACGGAGTCTAAAGATAGTGAGGAGTCCAAACCCAGTGACGATGGAGGAGACTCAGAGTCCAAgcagagtgaggagggagagactgagtCAAAGCACAGCGACGATTGGGACATAGAGTCAAAACACAGTGAAGAGGAAGGCCCATCGTCCAAACAGGATGCAGCGTGGGAGTCAAGACACGGCGACGAGATGGGAGACATGAAGACTAAACAAACTGAATTGGGGAGTCCAACGGCGTCAAAACAACACAGTGAGGGAAAACACACAGGCTGGAAGCACAGGCCAGCTGgcagcacagagacagagaccacagACCTAGGCACTCAGGAGAAGCCTGTGGCTGAGCTAAAACACAGTCTCTCTGGGTACCACATTGAAGATGAGGAGGATGAAGACCAGCAGAGTGGCCAGGGATGCTCTAACCTCAACCCTGCTAAGACATCCTGTTCTGGCCCGACCCAGTTCAACGTCACCCTGCTCAACTACATGGACCCAGCAGCTATGAGCCAGCTGAAAGAAGAGCCGTATTATGGGATGGGTAAGATGGCTGTGGGCTGGCACCATGATGAGAACCTGGTCAGCCTATCTCCTGTGGCCGTCTACAGCTACAGCTGTCATGACAACAAAGGTGAGGGTCAAAGGTCATACAGTATAGTTGTTGTATATCACTGTCAGTAGTGGTGGATCCCTGTCAAATTAGACCCAAACTTCCTCAAAAACACCCTTCAGTCTCACTTGTTATCCCATTTTTATCACTCCACCCACAACCCCTTAGAAGTAGCTATTTTTTGAGCTACTATCTCTATCAAATGCAGCTAACAGCTAACGTTGTGTATGTGGCCCTACAGCAGCTCACTTCCAACAGCTTTACAGCATTTATCTCAGACACGGCCTCCAGTGAGCCAGCCATCAGATCTATCAGCCTGATAGTGTCAGGGCATTATCAAATGTCATCACAGGctgcctctgttctgttctgacaggCTGGGATGCCTTATCGCTAGCAGGGCCAGGGGGTGAGGGAAGATCATCAACACACACTCTCTGGGACACATTCAGGGGCTAAACACATGCTGAACGGCACACTACAAAACTCCAACAACTCGTCCAGCCTTATCGCTCAACGATCTGATCTAAGTAATTTCCTCCAGAAATGATCCATGTGTAATTATCTGATATGGAATAATGAGTGTCTGCTTTGATTACTGGTTCTAGACTGTACAGCAGTATTGAGGCAGTGTTTAGCCTAGATGTTCTATCATAGTGGGTCTCGGCCTGATTTTATAGGGCTAATATGCGTGTATCTTTTTTGATGTTCATTCATTGATTGATCGATCATGatcatattttttttatcaaataTGTACTCTGTTTTACTATCAAGGTGCACAATCCCCTTTTCACATGGCTATACAGTTCACAACCACATCTCAGCCGCCTTTGCAGTGGGCCAACATCATT is a window of Oncorhynchus kisutch isolate 150728-3 linkage group LG3, Okis_V2, whole genome shotgun sequence DNA encoding:
- the LOC109885106 gene encoding alpha-ketoglutarate-dependent dioxygenase FTO isoform X1 produces the protein MKRSGGSESEKRRKRRRLLQELGDQRIPYLGPSDHGFQQLWETSYSGLALRRSCSLPEELHGRVEAALFTLRRRGCFLRDLVKVRDRDVFTAVSRVLLGQPGTTYRYLDTRLFTIPWHTDEQRGTCCDPDLSAACKALWELNCFFCSDVGDRKEGDVFKQCRKELVGAIESKPSVEGDTESKDSEESKPSDDGGDSESKQSEEGETESKHSDDWDIESKHSEEEGPSSKQDAAWESRHGDEMGDMKTKQTELGSPTASKQHSEGKHTGWKHRPAGSTETETTDLGTQEKPVAELKHSLSGYHIEDEEDEDQQSGQGCSNLNPAKTSCSGPTQFNVTLLNYMDPAAMSQLKEEPYYGMGKMAVGWHHDENLVSLSPVAVYSYSCHDNKAGVSSEEGPAEKGCWRIGLKVAWDIHTPGLTLPLQSGDSYYLRDDLNRTHQHCVLAGESARFSSTHRVAECSTGTLDYIQSRCREALSNLSTDPETGTHSLLSLLPATLQGYEEIHNEVEFEWLRQYWFQGQRYTRFCSWWARPMEQLENDWREMELMTQLLLAAVEEEGQPEEGRREMAETLLTALTDRQQHRQTWRDRCHSSLAQTLPPEEAPVDRPFWADDDPSMPLPFDLADIINRVESLLWRM
- the LOC109885106 gene encoding alpha-ketoglutarate-dependent dioxygenase FTO isoform X2, giving the protein MKRSGGSESEKRRKRRRLLQELGDQRIPYLGPSDHGFQQLWETSYSGLALRRSCSLPEELHGRVEAALFTLRRRGCFLRDLVKVRDRDVFTAVSRVLLGQPGTTYRYLDTRLFTIPWHTDEQRGTCCDPDLSAACKALWELNCFFCSDVGDRKEGDVFKQCRKELVGAIESKPSVEGDTESKDSEESKPSDDGGDSESKQSEEGETESKHSDDWDIESKHSEEEGPSSKQDAAWESRHGDEMGDMKTKQTELGSPTASKQHSEGKHTGWKHRPAGSTETETTDLGTQEKPVAELKHSLSGYHIEDEEDEDQQSGQGCSNLNPAKTSCSGPTQFNVTLLNYMDPAAMSQLKEEPYYGMGKMAVGWHHDENLVSLSPVAVYSYSCHDNKGVSSEEGPAEKGCWRIGLKVAWDIHTPGLTLPLQSGDSYYLRDDLNRTHQHCVLAGESARFSSTHRVAECSTGTLDYIQSRCREALSNLSTDPETGTHSLLSLLPATLQGYEEIHNEVEFEWLRQYWFQGQRYTRFCSWWARPMEQLENDWREMELMTQLLLAAVEEEGQPEEGRREMAETLLTALTDRQQHRQTWRDRCHSSLAQTLPPEEAPVDRPFWADDDPSMPLPFDLADIINRVESLLWRM